The stretch of DNA CGGCATGGGGGCGATTGGCGAGTGTTTCCGGAACTACGCGGGCGTCGAGCGAAGCGCCCACCCAATCAACTCCTTTGCGGCGTGGGGTGCGGGGGCGTCCACGATAATTTCCGACCACGAGTTCGACTACGGCCTCGGCGAAGGGTCGCCGCTCGCGCGCATCTACGACCGCGGCGGGAAAATCCTCCTCCTCGGCGTCGGCCACGCGAACAACACGTCGCTCCATCTCGGGGAATACCCCGCGAGCTTCGAGAAAGAAATCATCACTGAGCGCGCGCCCGTCGAGCGGGACGGCGAACGCGTCGTCGTCGAATACGAAGACATCGAAACGAACACGGACGATTTCGAGGAACTCGGAGCCGATTTCGAGGCGGAAGTCGGCGTCACCGAAGGCACGGTCGCCGCCGCGGACGTGAAACTCATCGACCAACAAGCGATTGTCGACTATGCGGTCGAGTGGTTCGAAGCCCACCGATAACGCGACAGTGTTTCAAAACGAGGCTACGCTCGCCTGACGAATGCACTCAGGAGCACGGAGGCATACGCCAACAGCAACATGCCACCGAAATAGGGCGCGGACGCAGACACCATGTTCGGGATCACGGCCTCAAACTGGGCCATGACCACGGTGTCGAGGACCATCCCGGGTAACACGAGGGCAATCGCCGCCGGCAACCGTGCCGCTCCCGACACGCGCCGCCAACGATAGAACACGAGCGCGAGGCCAATCATTGCCGGGACGGTTACGACGTACAACGCGCCGATGACGAGCGGCGCGTTTGGATTCAAGAGAAATTGCCCGGCGACTCTGAACGCGAGGGTGGCGACGAGCCAGACGACGAATCCGAGCAGGAAAAAGGCCTGCATCGTCGGTGTCGTGAGCGACGGCGTGCGTTCGACACCGTCTGCTGCGGTTCCAGTTGCCATAGCAAACCTACCCTGGCTTGGTCTATCAAGTGGCTGGTGAGGGCTGCAGGTTTGTGGCGGCTTACCTCTGCCACCCCACTACTCGGTTCGGTTCTGAAACAGTCGGGCGAACACGAGCAAGAAAAGCAGGTGAACGACTATCCCGACGAGCACGTATCCGACCCAGAGCGGGTCGTCCGAGACGCCCGCGACGTAGGCTTTGACCGGCCAGTAGGTGGGGGACACACCGGCGAGCAACTGGAGTGGCTCCGGGACAAGGGCGATAATGAGTGCGGGGCCGAGGAGAACTGGGTTCAACAATTTGCTGATGGCGATGCCTTCGATTGTGTTAGACGCGAGGCTGCCGAAGGTGAACGCGAGCACTGGCCCGCCGAGGGCAGCGACTGCGGCAACCCCGAGAACGACGAGCGGTGGTGCGGGAACCAGCCCGACGACGACGAGCGCGGGCAGTGTCGCTCCGAGGCTCAGCGCGTATGCCGTCCCGGCACGATACAGGAGGTAGCCGCGAGCCGAAAGGGGGCTAGTGCGGTAGGCTGCGAGCACGCCCTGCTCGCGGTCTTCGAGGACGAACATCCCCGCGACGAAACCGTAGATCGCGGGGCCGAACACCGCCATCGTGCCCGCAATCACCGGGTAGTACGGCTCCAGTGCGACTGCGGGGGCGGCCATTTGCGTTACTGTTGGCATACCAACTCTGATAATGCTGGAAAGGAGGAGTGGGGCAACCGCGACGAACGCGAGCATCGGGTCTCGAAGCCAGTTTCTCACGTCGGTTCGAATCAGCGCAACCACGGGTAAACGAGCCGCGGACACTGCTCCACGCGGCTGGTTCGTCTGCCTGTGGTGACCGAGTTGTGCGCCCGGGTCTCCCCCGCTGACGATGTGACGGCGAAAGGCGCGACTCGCCCACACATATGCGACGACATTGCCAAGGAGGAGATAGCCGAGTGCGTAAGCAAGTTCCCACGCAGCAATCGGGCTGAATCCCGCGTGGACGAGCACGATGGCCGGCTTTGCAGGCAGCAGATAGAACAGGGGTGTCTCGACGAATCCCACGTACTCGAACAACGGGAGAAACAGTACGGTCCCCCAGCCAGCGGCGCTGATGAAGTAGGCGTTGATGGAATCGAACCGGGCGACGGCGACGAATCCGATGAGCACGAACAGCGCGGCAGAAAGCAAGATGCCGACGACCAACACCGGGAGATTCGAGACCGCGCCGTGGCCGAGGACAGCGGCGAGGGTTCCACTGGTCGTCGCCAGCAGTGCCAGCGAGAGCACCTTCGAGGCGAGATAGCCGCGGACGCCAAGCGGCGAGACGACGAGCGCATCGAGGACGCCTTCACCCTTCTCGAACAGGACGAGCGAGGCGATGAAATAGAAGCCAAGAACGGTTGGGTCGGTCACGATGAGGAGCACCGCAGCGTCGGTGCGTAACCCAGGCCCGAGCACCCGAAGTCCGAGGATGAATCCCACGGTCAATATCGCGTACACCGCATAGAAGCCGTAGCGAATCTGCAGGCGAACGTCCCAGCCAAGCATCGCCCGAAACGAGTTCACGAAGCTCACCGCAGCACCTTGCCCGTGACGGCGATGAACACGTCTTCTAAGGTTGCTTCGTCGGTGTGAATCGTCTCCACCTGCCCGCGAGAGAGGAGGGTCGTGAACGCCTCATCCGTGCCGAGCGTCGATAGCGGGAAGGTTCGGCTCTGGAGCGCGCTGTCAGTCCGAAACTCGACGCGGACGGTGGCTTCGCCGTGGGCCAACTTGAGCGCTCGCGGCGTATCCACCACCGGGAGTTCGCCATCGACGATGAAGCCAACGCGGTCACACAACTCGTCTGCAACCGTCATGTCGTGGGTGGTGAGAAACACCGTCGTCCCGCCGTCTCTGAGGTCTGCGATGAGCTGTTTGACCGAGCGGGCGGTGCCGGGGTCGATGCCGGTTGTTGGCTCGTCTAAGAACACCAACTCAGGGTCGTGGAGCAACGCCCGCACGAGGTTCAGACGCATCTGCATTCCCTTCGAGTAGGTTCCGACGCGGCGGTCTACGGCATCTGCGAGCCCAACGCGTTCGAGGAGTGGCTCTGGGTCGCGGACGGCACCGCCGTGCAGCGAGGCGAACAGCGTGAGATTTTCTCTCCCGGTCAGTTTGCGGTAGTGGTTCGGCGTCTCCGCTGAAACACCGATGCGTCGGTAGAGGTCGCGCCCCCAGTCGGAAACCTCGCGGTCGAAGAGTTTGACCTCGCCTCCATAGTCGTCGAGCAGCCCGACTAACACCTTTTGTGTCGTGCTTTTCCCGGCTCCACTTGGCCCGAGAAAACCGAACACTTCGCCCGAGTCGGCCGCAAAATCGATGCCTCGAAGTGCCTGCTGGTCTGCCCCGGCGTACGTGTATTCGAGGTTGCGGACGCGTATCAATACGAAATATCACACGAGAACAATAGAAAAAGGTGCTGTCGAGAGGGGGACACCACGGCCACACACGAACCCGAAGACAGTCCGTGACCAGCGCGTCCACGTCGGCGAGAAGGATCATATAGCTTCCTCGCCAATAGAAAGGGAAGTTCATGGGGAGGGGACCAAACGAGGGTGAGCGAAGACCACACAACGACGCACCGTGCGCCAGTGGGTGTTTCTGTACGGGAATCGACGATGGATTGCACTGTTTCTCTCCGCGCTGATTTTCTGCTTCCTTCTTGGAGTTGGGGCGATTTGGGAGTTCGAGATGGAGCGGCTAGTGGTCGAAACCCGAGCCGTCCAGACGCTGTTCAATACGCTGCTCGGTGGTGTGATTCTGTTTCTCGAAACACTCGCTCGAATCGACCGGCTTTACGCTCAACGACGAGGAACTTCGACTCCGCCCATAACGATGCTAGACGGCTGAATCCGTCGCGTGTCCGTTGTACAGTTGAAAATCACCAAGAGTTATTTTTACCGTGACGAACTGGTATAGCCAATGCATTCGGCGTTCATCGAACTACTACAAAACAATTTGGAGCACGCAACCGAGTTCCAGAACCGGTTCGACCACGTCCAAGACGCCCAACACCCGGCCGTCGTCACGGTGTGTTGTTCTGATTCGCGCGTCCTCCAAGACCACATCTGGGGCAACGACGAACCTGGCCAGATCTTCACCTGCGGGAACATTGGCAACCGCGTCGTTCAACAGACAGACGCCGGTGAAGTCGTCTCCGGCGACGTGCTCTATCCGGTCGAACACACTGGGACAGACATCATCGTCGTCGTCGGCCACACCGGGTGTGGTGCCGTGACGGCGACCTACGACGCACTCACTGGCGAAATCTCTGAACCGGCAGGCATCGAACACTGTTTGTCGCTGTTAAAGCCACACCTCGAATCCGGCGTGGACGCCCTGCCAGACGACGTGAGTCGAACCGAGGCTGTCAACCGGCTGGTCGAATACAACGTCGACCGGCAAATCGCGTTCCTCGACGCGAACGAGACGATTCCCGACGACGTGGATATCGTCGGCGTCGTCTACGACTTCCAAGACGTGTACTCAGACCGTCGTGGGGAAGTCCACGTCATCAACGTAAACGGCGAGATGAACGTCGAAACCCTGCGCGAGGCCCACCCGGCCATCGACGCGCGGATTCGTCGGCTCTGGGAGTACTGAGCCGCCTGTCTACGGAGTCGACGGGGAACGGTTATTCGGCTATCGTGTCGAGTCCGTGGGCCGATTCGACCAATTCCTTTAGCTGGGTGAGAAAGCGCGCTGCTGGCGCGCCATCAACGACATCGTGGTCGAACGTTGCGGTGACCGAGAGATAGTCTCGAATCTCGATATCGCCGTCTTTGACGCCGGGTTTTGTCGAAATTCCCCCAAGCGTTAGCTGGAGTGGGTAGTTCGTCGGCGTGATTCCCCACCCACCGCCAGCACCGAACATCCCCACAGCCGAGACGCCGACCGTTCCGGCGAGTTGCTTCCATCGACGGGGAGCGAGTCGAGGAAGCCGGTAAATCTGCCGTCTGAGCACGCCGGGTAATCGGAAAAAGAGCGGCGCGAACCGGGAAAATTGTGGCACGTCAGAAGTCGTCTGTGCGCGTCGAATCTCTCGATGAATGGAGTGAAGCGATCGACGATTCGCCGCCCGGATGACGTGGGGCACACCGATTCGTTCGCCGGATACGGTCGTCTCAACGATGACCATCACGTCAACGTCGTCGAACCGCACGACACGACCCAACGCGTCCCGATACGCCTGAACGTGTGGCTGAGCGTCGATTGCTTGTGCCAGACAGAACACGATGAAGGCAGTGAAAGAAAGCCGCTCTCCAGTTGCGTGCTCCAACTCGTCAATGCGGGTTCTCGCGTCGGTCACGTCGAATTCGACGAGGCCGTGAATATCGCTGCGTCGTCCGGCCATCCGCATGGAGTCCACCGTCGCCCGGCGTCGCAGAGAGAACGGTTCGACTCTCTCACCCCTCGTATCCATATCTAGAAGAGGATTGCAAACGCGATAGCGTTTCGTTACCACCGTCGGCGCGTTCCGTCTTCGACTTGCAAGCGGGGCGCGAAAGTGCGTTGTTGCCCAAACGCGAGAGCGTTCAGCGACAGTCAGGAAAACGGTCTGGTCACAAAATCTCTAAGAATTTTTATTCTCTCCCCAGTCGTCTAGTATGTCGCCCTCTCAGTGAGAGGGCGGGAACAACGATGACGCTAGAAGTTGCGTGTGACACAGCCGTCAATGGCTGTTTATTCATGATGCGAACGGAAGATTCCGATAAAGACCGCCTCTTGAAAGTCACCCAAGAGCACGTCAAAGAACAGCATGGAAAGGAGTTCTCGCTCGAAGAAATCGAGAGCAGGTACGTAAAGATCGTTTCAGTCTGAGACCTGCGACGAGATTTTTTGTTTGATTCGTGACCCGACAAGCGTACCCACAAGGCCCGACGCCAGCCACCTGTTCTTAGACGCGGACGCCCCAGAAAAAGGCGATGCCGAGCACCGTGACAATCGAGAGGAGCAACTGGAGGGGCGCGCCGACACGGATGAAGTCGGAGAACGTGTAGCCACCTGGCCCGTAGACGAACAGGTTGGTCTGGTAGCCAACGGGCGTCATGAACGCCGTCGAGGCGGCGAACGTCACCGCAAGCACGAACGCGAAGGCATTTGCGCCAATCGACTGGGCGGCGCTCGCCGCGACAGGAATCATGAGCACCACACTCGCGTTATTGCTGATGACGCTCGTCAACAGCCCGGTTGCTAGATACAGTACCCAGAGTACGCCAATGGCGGGCAGGAACGTCGCAGTAGAGGCGACGGCGTTGCCGAGAAGCGCGGCCGCGCCGGTCTGCTGGAGGGCGATGCCGAGTGGAATCACGCCCGCGAGCAGGAAGATGACGTTCCACTCGACGGATTTGTAGAGTTCGTTCGGTTTGAGGACGCCGCTCAAAATCATCGCCACCACACCGCCGAGTGCGGAGACGACGATGGGAAGGATGTTGAGTGCGGGGAGCGCCACGACGCCGGCGACGATGGCGACGGCGAACGGGATTTTCTCGCTGCGATAGGTCACGTTCTCGAACTCGTGGGCAACGATGAAATCCTCGTTTTCGACGAGGCGGGTGAGGCTGTCGGGTGGCGCTTGCACGAGGAGCGTGTCACCCACGCGAATACGAATCTCCTCGAATCGGTCTCGGACGACTTTCCCCCGGCTTCTGAAAGCGAGGACGTTCGCGTCGTAGCGCTGGCGAAACGTCGAGCTGGCGAGGTTTTCGCCGACGAGGAACGACCCCGATGGGATGACGACTTCGACGAGCACCGGCTCTTCCTCGCCGGGATGCAGGTCGTCTTCGGTTCGCGGCCCACCAGCGAACTGGACGCCCTCTGCGTCCATGAGCTGTTCGAGCGTCTCGCGGTTCGTCCTGACGCGGAGCGTGTCGTTTTCGTGAATCTCCTTGCGGGCGAGGGGCTCTGAGAACTGCTCGCCGTAGCGAATCAACTGGAGCACGTCGATGTCGAGTTCGTCGCCACCGAGCGCTTCTTCTACGGTCTTGCCGATCAGCGAGGAATTGGCTGGGACGACGACGTCTGCGAGGTACTCTTGGAGGGCGTATTCTTCGACCAAGTCCTCCTCTGCAGGCACGCGTTTTGGAATCAGCCAGACGCCCACCGTCATGAGATAGAGCGTCCCGACCGCGAATACGACGATACCGAGTTTGGTGAACTCGAACATCCCGAAAGCGTGCAACCCGCTTTCGGGGGCTTCTGCGCCAAGTCGCGCCACGATGTCACTCGCCAGAATGTTCGTAGACGTGCCGATGAGGGTCAACGTCCCGCCGAACATCGACGCGAACGAAAGCGGCATGAGCAGTTTTGAGGGCGAGGTTTTCCCCTTGTGGGCGAGGTCAGCGATGACGGGAACCAAGATTGCGACGACGGGCGTGTTGTTCACGAACCCAGAAATCGGTCCAGTGACGCCGATGGTGGCGGCGAGTTGTTTTCGTTGGTCGGTGCCAGCAAACGAGGCCATCTTCCGGCCGAGGAGTTGGACGATACCGGTACGGTTGATGCCTGTGCTCAAGATGAGCATGGCGAGGACGGTGATGGTGGCCGGACTCGAAAACCCCGAAATACCTTCCTGTGCAGAGACCTGCGTCCACGGTTCAAGCACCATCAACAGCACCATAACGATGATGGCGGTGACGTCGATGGGGAACCACTCGGTTGCAAACAAAAAGAGAGCGAGCGCAATGAGAGCGAAGACGACGAGCATTTCACCCGTCACTGGCGTCGAGGCAACCGCGGCCACGGCCAGCGCGGGCGCTAAGAGAGACATACCTAACCGAAGGGATAACGAGGGAAAAACGCTGGTATCCGCGCCGGCCCCAGACCAGTCTGGTCGTACGCACAGAGGGTTCTTGGCCCCTCCCGGGCGGTGACGTGTGGCGGGTGGCCGAGCGAAAAGGGGCAGTGCGCGGCTACTCGATGGATTGGACGAACGTCACCTGCTTTTCTTCGAAGCCCGTGTTCGTGTAAAACCGTCGCGCATCAACGTTGTGCCACTCACAGGAGACCTTGAGGTGGTCGCAGTCGGCCGCACGCGCCAGTTCTTTCACCTTCTCTACGACGCGCGTGCCATGACCACGATTTTGGAAGGCGTCTTTGATGTAGAGGTTCACAATCATGAGATAGCGCGAGTACTGGCGCGAGGAGTGTTCGCCGTCGCGGAGGGTGACGAAGCCGATGGTTTCCCCCTGTACCTCGACGAGGTAGTTGGTGATGCCGTCACGTTCTAACTGGTTTCTGAACCCGTCTGCTGGAACCTCGGCTTGGCTGTCGTAGACCAGTTCGTTGAACCGAGAATACGGCTCGTTGTCGGTAGCGAGTGCGTACCAGTACTCGATGAGTGTGGGAATATCGGCTTCGGTGGCTTCGCGTAACTCCATCTGTCGTGTGCTCGCAGTGTCAGCGCAGCTATCTATCTTTTTCCCTGACGGCGTTTCACAGCCGAGAAATTCACCCGGAGGTCAACAGATAAACCTCACCATCTCAAATCCTCGCGTGTGAACGTCACCATTATCGACTACGGCGTCGGTAACCTCCGCAGTCTCAGGCGCGGCCTCGAACGGGCCGACGCGACCGTGACCGTCTCCGACGACCCCGACGCAATCGCCGCGGCGGACGCGCTCGTCCTCCCCGGCGTCGGGGCGTTTGGCGAGTGCGTTCGGAACTCGAAGCCGTTCCACGACGTGCTCATAGACGCTGCAGAAGACACGCCGATACTCGGCATCTGCGTCGGACTCCAACTCATGTTCACCGAGAGTACCGAGGGCGCACCAGACGGCGAAACCATCGACGGCCTCGATCTGATTCCCGGCCGCGTCGAACGCCTGCCGAGCGACGAAGTGAAAGTGCCACACATGGGCTGGAACGAACTCACCGTCGAACGTGACCATCCGCTTGTTTCTGGGATTGAGAACGGTGATTACGCCTACTTCGTCCATTCCTACTGCTCTGCCGTCGCAGCCCACACCGTCGCCTCCTGTGACTACGGCTTCGACTTCGCCGCCATCGCCGCAAACGAGGCAGGAAACGTCATGGGAACCCAATTCCACCCCGAAAAAAGCGGCGAGACGGGACTCACCGTGCTCAAAAACTTCGTGGACTATGCAGCGCAGTATCGAGAAGAATCGCTCGCCGCGGAGTGACCAAGTGCTCGATTTTTCAGAGAGTCCCTAGCCACTCAAAGGCTGTCAGTGGACGAGTCAGTACCCCGCTCTAACTGCTCGGAGAGATAGTACGAATACCCCACCGTATCTGCGCTCGTCACCAGCGCGGGCACGAGCATGAAGTAGATGGCGTCCTCGCCTTCGAGCGACTCGACCTCGATCTCGTGGCGATTCCCGTCGAAGACGGAAACGAAAACTCACGACGAGCGGTCGAGAAGTACGTCGACGCACACGGCGGCCAGTACGACGGCATCATCCGCAATTCGACGGTTCGGCCGAGCGGCGACATCATCGACCACCATCTCTATTCGATTACGGCCGAGCAGTATCGGGAAACAGTTCAGTAGAACACAGACAGGTCTCGGACTGTCCCCTTGTTATCGCTTTTCGCGCTGTTCGACCTTGTTCAACTCGATGAGCAACCGGAAAATCGCTTTCACGAGGTTCGCGTCTACCTCGAAGCGCTCTGCGTTCTTCCCGGCGCGCTCCATCACTTTGTCCTCTTGGGCCTCGTCGGTGGTCGGTAGGTCGAGTTCGGCTTTGACCTGTGCAATCGTGTCTGCGACGTAGGTGCGCCGGGCGATGAGTTCGACCAACTCGCGGTCGATGTCTTCGATTTCCTGGCGGTGTTCGTCGAGCGTCACTTCTGTGTCGCGCCGTGATTCTGTGTTGTCGTTAGCCATGTGTGTCCAGCTCGGTTGCTCCAGCGGTCTTCGAGTTGTTCCAGTGTCTTTCGGTCGCCAATCGCCGTAAAGCTCGGCCCAGTCCCCGACAATGAGACGCCCCGCGAGAGGGGCATCGCTTCGACCAGCGGGTCGGTCGGGAAGTCGAGGGCGGCGCAGAAGGCGAGGCCGTTTACCGTCATCGCGCGTTCGTAGTCGCCTGCGAGGGCGAGGTCGGCCACCAGTTCAGCCATCGGGGCGATTTGCTTGCATCGGGCCACGTTTGCGTCCGCGCTGAAGGATTGTTCGTCGGGCGTCCAGACGAGCACGTCCCACTCGACTTCTTCGCGGTGGAGGAGTTCGTCGCGGGTGTTGTCGGTGACGGTGACGCCGCCGAGCATGCTCGCGCTCGCGTCGTCGAACGCGCCGGTGACAGTGACGCCCACGTCGCGGGCGGCGGTGACGCCGATGCGCGCGGCGTCTGCTCTGTCTATGTCGGTGTCGAGGGCGGCGAGTGTGGCGAGCACCGTCGCGTTCGCAGCGGCGCTCGAACTCTTCAGTCCAGAGGCCATCGGCACGTCGCTCTCGGTGCGAACGTGGCCACCTTCGCCGTTTCCGTACTCGGCGGTGACGAGTTCGACACATCTCTCGATGAGTCGCGTGTCCGCGTCCGGTGCGCCGTCTACCTCGCCGGTCACGCCCGCCCCGTCGTCGAGGGTGACGTGTGCGGTGGTGTAGCGGTCGATGGCGAACGCCGCGCCCGTCCCCGTTGCGAGTGCGTTGAGGATAGTTCCGGCGGCGGGTGCTTTTGCCGTGCCCTCCATGATACAGGTTCTCCTCCCCTACCCGCCTACTTACGCGTGGCGGTTGACGCGGATTTAGCCGCCTGACAACGCCGGGTTTTTGGCGCGTAGGGCAGTACGGATTGTATGAGCCTTCGCAACGACATCTCGCCCGAAACGCTCGGTATCGAACTCACCGAGGGGGGCATCGTCGTCCACTACACCGACGGCAGAGAGGTGTTCTACAACGGGATTCCAGCGAAAGTCGAGGGGACGGTCAAAACCGCACCGGCCAAAGACGTTCACATCCTCGTCACCGACCCGACGGAGACCGAAGGTGTCGTCGTCTACGTGAACGACCGAAACACGGCAGACGAGATCCTCGAATCGACGGGCGTCGGGCGCGTCCTTCTGGCGGAGGGCGAAGAGACCACTATCTTCCCCGGCGTGACCATCCGCGACGCTGGTGGCTTTCGCGTCGAAGTCGACGCAGACCCAGAGACGGTTCGCGGTCGCGTATTCGTCTTTGAAGAGGACGACATGGGCGAACGCTCGTTCGAAATCGTGGCCCCACCCACGGACGACTGATTACTGGATATAGTCGGCTTCGTCACCCTCGCAGTTTTCCTCGTGTTGGCGCGCGTCTTCTTCGACATCGAACATGAGACCGCAGTGGTCACACTCGTACCAGGTCATGTTGTCGCGCTCGGTCGTAGAGACCATAGGTATGAACTGTCGTGTGTCGATAAATTCGTTTCTCCGAGCGAACGGTAAAGAGCGCGGGGGAGAAAGAGGGTAGTATGAGTTCGGGTGTGCGAGACGAGGGCCTCACGCTCACGGTGCAGAGTGCCGAAAAACGCGATGCGGGACGGGGTGTCGCGCGCCTCCCCGAAACCGCTCGCCGGCGACTCGGCGTCCTGAGTGGCGACACCGTCATCATCGAAGGAACCGCCTCGACCGTCGCAAAGGTGTGGCCCGCGGGCGCGGGACTGTCGAAGAAAGCGGTCAGAATCGACGCCGACACCCGCGCGAACGCCGGCGTCAACATCGGCGACGAGGTGCACGTCCGGAAAGTCGACGTGGCCGATGCCACGATGGTCGAAATCACGCCCGACCGCGAGTTTGCCGACGACGATGAAGCGACGAGAGCCATCCGCGACGCGCTCGTAGACCGCCCGCTCACCGCAGGCGAACAGCTTCACGTCCCCCGACTCGGCAACGGGTCGCTCGCCGTGACGCGAACCCAACCCGACGGAATGGTGCGCGTGACGGGCCAGACGCGTCTCGTCTTGCTCGAATCGGGTTCGGCCGCGTCGAAGCCGGCTGCAAAAGCCGTCAATAAAGATGATTCGGGCGTCAACTACGAAGACATCGGCGGCTTAGACGACGAGCTAGAGCAGGTCAGAGAGATGATTGAGTTGCCGCTCGCAGAGCCGGAGCTGTTCACCCAGTTGGGCATCGACCCGCCGAAGGGCGTTTTGCTCTACGGGCCGCCCGGCACCGGAAAAACGCTCATCGCCAAAGCGGTGGCAAACGAGGTGAACGCCCACTTCACGGTGATTTCCGGCCCGGAAATCGTCTCGAAGTACAAGGGTGAATCAGAGGAAAAACTGCGCGAAGCGTTCGAGACGGCAACCGCGAACGCCCCGGCCATCATCTTCATCGACGAAATCGACTCGATTGCAGGCACCCGCGACGACGACGCCGACATGGAAACCCGCGTCGTCGCCCAGTTGCTCACCTTACTCGACGGGCTCGAAGACCGCGGTCAGGTCGTCGTCATCGGCGCGACCAACCGCGTCGACGCCATCGACGCCGCGCTGCGCCGCGGCGGGCGGTTCGACCGCGAAATCGAAATCGGCGTCCCCGGCATCGAGGGTCGCCGTGAGATTCTCGACGTTCACACGCGCGGGATGCCGCTCGCAGACGACGTGGAGGTTTCACTACTCGCAAAGCGCACCCACGGCTTCGTCGGCGCGGATTTGAAAACGCTCGCCACGGAGGCGGCGATGCACGCGCTTCGTCGCCGGGAAGACGGAACGCCGCTCACCGTCTCGCGCGCCGACTTCGAGGCTGCGCTCGCGGTGGTCGACCCGTCTGCGATGCGCGAATACGTCGCAGAGACGCCGAACGTGGACTTCAGCGCGGTTGGCGGGCTTGAAGACGCAAAGCAGACGTTAGAGGAGGCGGTCATCTGGCCGCTCGAATACGGCGCGCTGTTCGAGGCGGCGAACACCGACCCGCCCTCCGGTGTGCTGTTGTACGGCCCACCGGGAACCGGAAAGACGCTGCTCGCTCGCGCGCTCGCCGGAGAGAGCGAGGTAAACTTCATCCGCGTCGCCGGGCCGGAACTGCTCGACCGCTATGTGGGTGAGTCGGAGAAAGCCGTCCGCAAGGTGTTCGACCGGGCACGACAGGCCGCCCCTGCAATCATCTTCTTCGACGAAATCGACGCCATTGCCGCGCGCAGAGACGACAGCCACGAAGTGACCGAGCGCGTCGTTTCCCAACTGCTCACCGAAATGGACGGCGTCGTCGATAACC from Haladaptatus sp. ZSTT2 encodes:
- a CDS encoding aminoglycoside N(3)-acetyltransferase, with product MSEYDAIEMVESPATVSSLAADFRALGIEAGDTLIVHSSLSSLGWVVGGPTAVIDALQEVLTERGTLVMPSFTSQYSNPENWEAPPVPDHWVKIINDEMPPFRPESTPTRGMGAIGECFRNYAGVERSAHPINSFAAWGAGASTIISDHEFDYGLGEGSPLARIYDRGGKILLLGVGHANNTSLHLGEYPASFEKEIITERAPVERDGERVVVEYEDIETNTDDFEELGADFEAEVGVTEGTVAAADVKLIDQQAIVDYAVEWFEAHR
- a CDS encoding DUF5367 family protein; translated protein: MATGTAADGVERTPSLTTPTMQAFFLLGFVVWLVATLAFRVAGQFLLNPNAPLVIGALYVVTVPAMIGLALVFYRWRRVSGAARLPAAIALVLPGMVLDTVVMAQFEAVIPNMVSASAPYFGGMLLLAYASVLLSAFVRRA
- a CDS encoding fluoroquinolone export ABC transporter permease subunit — translated: MSFVNSFRAMLGWDVRLQIRYGFYAVYAILTVGFILGLRVLGPGLRTDAAVLLIVTDPTVLGFYFIASLVLFEKGEGVLDALVVSPLGVRGYLASKVLSLALLATTSGTLAAVLGHGAVSNLPVLVVGILLSAALFVLIGFVAVARFDSINAYFISAAGWGTVLFLPLFEYVGFVETPLFYLLPAKPAIVLVHAGFSPIAAWELAYALGYLLLGNVVAYVWASRAFRRHIVSGGDPGAQLGHHRQTNQPRGAVSAARLPVVALIRTDVRNWLRDPMLAFVAVAPLLLSSIIRVGMPTVTQMAAPAVALEPYYPVIAGTMAVFGPAIYGFVAGMFVLEDREQGVLAAYRTSPLSARGYLLYRAGTAYALSLGATLPALVVVGLVPAPPLVVLGVAAVAALGGPVLAFTFGSLASNTIEGIAISKLLNPVLLGPALIIALVPEPLQLLAGVSPTYWPVKAYVAGVSDDPLWVGYVLVGIVVHLLFLLVFARLFQNRTE
- a CDS encoding ABC transporter ATP-binding protein — its product is MIRVRNLEYTYAGADQQALRGIDFAADSGEVFGFLGPSGAGKSTTQKVLVGLLDDYGGEVKLFDREVSDWGRDLYRRIGVSAETPNHYRKLTGRENLTLFASLHGGAVRDPEPLLERVGLADAVDRRVGTYSKGMQMRLNLVRALLHDPELVFLDEPTTGIDPGTARSVKQLIADLRDGGTTVFLTTHDMTVADELCDRVGFIVDGELPVVDTPRALKLAHGEATVRVEFRTDSALQSRTFPLSTLGTDEAFTTLLSRGQVETIHTDEATLEDVFIAVTGKVLR
- a CDS encoding carbonic anhydrase produces the protein MHSAFIELLQNNLEHATEFQNRFDHVQDAQHPAVVTVCCSDSRVLQDHIWGNDEPGQIFTCGNIGNRVVQQTDAGEVVSGDVLYPVEHTGTDIIVVVGHTGCGAVTATYDALTGEISEPAGIEHCLSLLKPHLESGVDALPDDVSRTEAVNRLVEYNVDRQIAFLDANETIPDDVDIVGVVYDFQDVYSDRRGEVHVINVNGEMNVETLREAHPAIDARIRRLWEY
- a CDS encoding 2-oxo acid dehydrogenase subunit E2, whose amino-acid sequence is MDTRGERVEPFSLRRRATVDSMRMAGRRSDIHGLVEFDVTDARTRIDELEHATGERLSFTAFIVFCLAQAIDAQPHVQAYRDALGRVVRFDDVDVMVIVETTVSGERIGVPHVIRAANRRSLHSIHREIRRAQTTSDVPQFSRFAPLFFRLPGVLRRQIYRLPRLAPRRWKQLAGTVGVSAVGMFGAGGGWGITPTNYPLQLTLGGISTKPGVKDGDIEIRDYLSVTATFDHDVVDGAPAARFLTQLKELVESAHGLDTIAE
- a CDS encoding SLC13 family permease, which encodes MLVVFALIALALFLFATEWFPIDVTAIIVMVLLMVLEPWTQVSAQEGISGFSSPATITVLAMLILSTGINRTGIVQLLGRKMASFAGTDQRKQLAATIGVTGPISGFVNNTPVVAILVPVIADLAHKGKTSPSKLLMPLSFASMFGGTLTLIGTSTNILASDIVARLGAEAPESGLHAFGMFEFTKLGIVVFAVGTLYLMTVGVWLIPKRVPAEEDLVEEYALQEYLADVVVPANSSLIGKTVEEALGGDELDIDVLQLIRYGEQFSEPLARKEIHENDTLRVRTNRETLEQLMDAEGVQFAGGPRTEDDLHPGEEEPVLVEVVIPSGSFLVGENLASSTFRQRYDANVLAFRSRGKVVRDRFEEIRIRVGDTLLVQAPPDSLTRLVENEDFIVAHEFENVTYRSEKIPFAVAIVAGVVALPALNILPIVVSALGGVVAMILSGVLKPNELYKSVEWNVIFLLAGVIPLGIALQQTGAAALLGNAVASTATFLPAIGVLWVLYLATGLLTSVISNNASVVLMIPVAASAAQSIGANAFAFVLAVTFAASTAFMTPVGYQTNLFVYGPGGYTFSDFIRVGAPLQLLLSIVTVLGIAFFWGVRV
- a CDS encoding GNAT family N-acetyltransferase, whose amino-acid sequence is MELREATEADIPTLIEYWYALATDNEPYSRFNELVYDSQAEVPADGFRNQLERDGITNYLVEVQGETIGFVTLRDGEHSSRQYSRYLMIVNLYIKDAFQNRGHGTRVVEKVKELARAADCDHLKVSCEWHNVDARRFYTNTGFEEKQVTFVQSIE